Within Ictalurus furcatus strain D&B chromosome 3, Billie_1.0, whole genome shotgun sequence, the genomic segment CGAAAATGGAATATTTACCagttataaagcactgacactggagactccttccttcatTCACCATTCTGTCACATTGCATCACATTTAagcactatattatatatatatatatatatatatatatatatatatatatatatatatatatatatatatatctctgtaTGGACGTTAGATTTGCCGTCTGGAGGCATCCCGGTGAGGCGTAAAGGTCAACGCCGGTACGTAAAGCACACATTCTTTCCCTTCATCTCCACCCTGACGGTACAGGTCACGTTAACAACTTTGTTCCCTGAGGTTTCTGTTTTCTCTCCATGATGTCAAAGCagatagggtgtgtgtgtgtgtgtgtgtgtgtgtgtgtacacaaactATAGGGAAAAAGGACAAGAGCTGACTGCTTTGCATTGACATCACACATTCCCAGGCAACCTGGAAGTCAGTGGTAGTTGTCAAGGCAACAACGTTTCACCTTGAAACGTCTCCTATcgcagcatgtgtgtgtgtgtgtgcgcgtgagaCCATCATGGCAAGATTCCATGCCCCAATATTAACAGAGATTCACTACATTGCTCTAACTGTACATTCATACTGTATCACAACCACTGTGGATGTGTcctaaatggtgtgtgtgtgtgtgtgtgtgtgtgtgtgtgtgtgtgtgtgtgtgtgtgtgtgtgtgtgtgtgtgtgtgtgtgtgtgtgtgtgtgtgtgtgtgtgtgcgcactgtGTATGGTTTAGCTCATCGCTTTCCAGAGCCAATCAACGTCAAGATGCTTTTAGTCATGTTTACATAGTGAATattgtggtttgggacacacccatgATAAAACAATTGTAAGACAACTGTGTCGCTGTTTATTTGGCCTACGAAGTGAACACTGCGTGGTTTGGGACGCGTCCGTAATTAACCAACGGTAAGACTTTTGGTTGCTATTTAAGTAGCATACATAGTGTATGGTTTAGGACACGCCCATAATGAAATTATGCTAAGATGTTTGCAGTGACGTTTACGCAGCCTACGcagtgaacagtgtgtgtttgggacGTGTCCATAAATACCCGATGGGAAGACATTTGTGATGGTGTTTATGCTGcctacagtacacagtgaaaacTGTGATTTGGAACACGTCTATAACGAACCAACGGCAAGACGTTTGTGTTGATGATTAGCGAATAGCGTGCAGTTTGGCCAACGTCTTACGATGTTTTTCGATTACACTCTCCCCGATAACCGTCTTTCCTATCGGTGTACTACGGCGTGCTGCCAATCATCTCGTTTATGGATTTAATCGGCGGGCAAACTTAGAATCTGTTTCTGAAGAGCAGAAGGGACGACCCACGCATGGCTGAAAAGGTAGATATTTATTGCAGCATTGATCTCGACAGCATGAAGAAGACGACGGTAGCTGAACCTGAGGATAGCATGAGATTCGCAAGCAAGAACATGACACAACCatggaggggaaagaaaaaaaaaaacacaacaaaaagagAACAAACGTGTGTATTAGGACCCGACCGATATATCCTATAATGCACCTGTAATGTCCTACAGGCAAACTACATTCATGAACATGAAGCGAGACTGAATGACCACTAACGGCAGGTAGAAAACGGTGACTCGTTTAATTTGCGAGTTGTAATTATAATCTACTGGACGGCTGTGGCATCGTTAGGACCCACGCTCCTATACATACAGAATACAGTAAGAGTAGAGTATAGTAAGCATTCATGCTACTGAAAGCCTGCATTATTATAATCCTGACCTGCGAGTTCTCAAAATTATTTTCTACCGATTCCGTGAATATGAATAAACGGTGCGTTCTGGGACTAATCGGATGCTATACGTAGCTACATTCCGAGCTAATTTGCATAACATGCAACTCTTTCAAATTCACCCTAGACGGTTCATCCAATTCACATGAAACTTACACAAAAACCTCACTGTTATCTGCAAATTAAGGAGCATTTACAAagaagtgcttggaccccgacGATCGCTGGTCGCGGCTATATCTGCTATATTTATGCGGCTGTTCATCGGCGTTTAAGCGAAACGATCGGTGTATGGATAGCTCCTGAAAGTCTATCAGTCGGGCCCTAGTGTGTATCAAAGCAGGAAGCGAGAAATAATATCAGGCGATGCGTACGAATAGAACATTCTTCATCACAGTGGCTGGATTTTGCTGTAAATGTGCTGCGACTGGTAAAACATGTAAACTTTATCAATCCGTCTTAATCGAGAAGAATTACGCTCTTTGTTTTCCTGCATGAGGATAACATAAGACCAGTACTGAGttactgtctcacacacacacacacacacacacacacaaaacaaaacgagCTATATGAATGGATTGGTCACATACACTAATTGATGGATAGCAGGGAAAttaaaaggggtgtgtgtgtgtttgtgtgtgtgtgtgtgtgttttaccctGTAAAACCATCCTATAAAATCCTCTCAGTCGTCACACAGAGATGAGACACAGACTATCGGAAACCTCCCTCATAAACGCTTCACCGTGACCAAGCATCGCGTTGTGCGTGAGCCCCGTCCCAAACACGCCACCTTACCAAATTTAGGGCACTAAATATCCTTATAGACCAATAAGTTATACAGGGAATGTGCTCCCTGTACTCCATATTAGTTCACTATGCATTACCATTATTCCTTAACGATGTATGGAAATACCTCAATCCCAAAATATGCGCTAGGTAGGGATTAGAATGAATTCTGCACATACTTGCTATAGGGATAACGTCCCCCTGTTAGGTATTTCGTTCCCTCCAAATGCTTGGCTTTAACCCGTGCTAAACCTTTATTAAGTAAGGGCACTACGTACAGTAGGACGTAGGATGGAGGTGTGATGATAAATAATGAAACAGAACAGTAAGCGATACTCAGATTAAATTAGTACTAGACACACAGTGTGTCGACGCCATGACTTCACAGCCTATGTAATGGACTCCTGATCGGTTAAATGTCCAACATAGAGAGTAAAGTGTTCCCGACTGGACATTTTAGCGCACTACTTAGGGTCTATACGAGCCAATGTATTCCATACATTCTTAACGTTAGTGTACTGGTAAGGATTAGGTGCTGAATCCCAGTTCCTTATTGGAAATATAGGGTGCGAGAGCCGTTACGTCAAAGCCCAAAGCCCTGCATACACAGAAAATGTGGGACGGAGCTTCCCCTCCGCCCGGATTACAGACgtttaaaaaattacaaaccAGTCCATACTGCAGCAACATGCAAATACACGGCTGTCTGCCATCCCAAATATTTCCGAAGCGTAATAGTAAAAActggactttatatatatattatatatattctatagCAACCATTTTAGACAATATTTAAGGCAATTTGTATATATAAGCTGTCCTGTATGCTGTTCGTcacagcaaatttcttaactcGTAACTAAATGTAGCGCTTGAGAACGAGTTCGTGTATCTCAGTCCGTTTCTTCTCCGAAACCTATGGGTTTTCCTCACGGGAAAAGCGTTTAAAGCCGGACTCCCTCTCCGCCGTTTAATCGTGACGTTTGGGACGGAGAAATGAGcgtttaaatttaaattcttttctgaacggttttaaaaaaaaaaaaaccatatacATACATCTTACGACTATAAGTgcttcggtttttttttttttttggctgttttttccTTGATTTGGTCGGTTACATTGGGAGACGAAGGTGAATAAATCAGTCCCAGCTATGTGCTATGAGTCGATAATTataaaacgaataaataaaagagaaaaataagcAAACGTtactaaaatacatttttggaaTAGTCGCGGTAAAAATGTACAAGGACCATAAACTTTAACAAGAGGGaaaatatagataaatatacgaacacataaaattaaatagaGATGTGGGTGGAActcaaatggataaaaatgtgcgtgtacacacacacacacacacacacacacacacatatatacacacacacacttattccaCTCCTTATACACAGTGAAAATTGTAAAACGATACATTTCCAGCACTGAAGATTAAGTTCATCCTGTTTCAGGCAGCTAGGAATCATGCACACTCCTCCTTTatcccttcctcccttcctaGCTGTTGTGTTCACTGTGCAGTACACACTTGGGTCCAGAAGGGGGCTCCAGTTCCTGCTCagtgagaaagaaagcgagagagtgagagagagagagcgagaatgagAGACCGGACAGACCtctcagtctttctttcttccggGCCCATCATTCATTCTTTTCAGGCGTTGATGACACGCCAGCTCGATCAGCTCGACCCCGCCCATCACCTTTTGCTGAACCAGGAAGAAGCTCAGCACCGCCAGGAAGTAGATGCGCAATGGCGTCCAGAGCCAGAGTCCCAGAAAGGAAAAGGCGATGAAGGCGTTCCAGTAGCACAGCGACGCGACTTTGATCAGCGTCACCCTCAGCTCGCTCTTGCAGGGCGGTACGCGGGCGTCGGCTTCGTCGAAGCGCTGAGAGCTGTAAAACGCGCGCAGGCGCTCCTCTTTCTCCGCCCAGCGCTCCTGGCACCAGGCCTGGAGGGCGGCGGTCTCCTCAGGCAGAGAGCACACCGGGTAGCGGCGCACGTGGAAGTGGATCTGGCGTGGGAAGGTGCcggccagcaggtggcgctctGTCTGAGGGGCGCTGTGCGGGTATGCTACGGTGATGTCGTGCAGCGCGTCCAGATTGTCCcctgtgtaacacacacagaaagaggtGAAACTCTTTTACGCACAAGTTTGCGCTAAAATGCCTCTGCATTCCATTCACAATCCCATTAAGTAGTGCGCTGAAATGAAGTTAGTATAGTGTAACATAGTAAAACCTAGTATTTAGAAAAAATACCCATTATAAATACCCAGTAGAACAGAAAGATGTAGTACTGAAAAAATGTAGTACTGAGAATTGGCCAGTCAAACTGAAGTATAGAAAATTAGTCAGTAGTTTTGAagtcctgaaaaaaaataatactcatGCTGAAAATTACGATTGCACAGAAAATCAGTCAGTTGTTTGGAAGTAACGAAAATTGGGTAGTAGTATTAAACTATTCAAATAGTCAGTAGTACAGAATTATTGCGGGGAAGAAAATCAGTACTGAAAATTGGCCAGATATTGTATAGAAAATTAGTCAGTAGTTTGGAAATGTTGCAATTTGGCAAGTGGTACATTTGAAGTAATAAAGCTAGTAGTATGACAAGTTCtactatttataaaatattataaatagcCAGTAGTTTGGGAGGTATAAAATTCAGTAGCTTTGAAGTATCAAATGTAGTACTGAAAATTATAGTACTGAAAATTAGCCAGGCATTATGAAGTGTAGAATATTGACTAGTAGtattgaagtatttttttttaaattgtaatattGGCCAGGaatactaaataaattttttttttttaaaaaagtgtcagTAGTGTAGAACAATGGCCTTGCATTCTGAAGTATAAAGATAAGTCAGCAGATTTGAAGTAATGAAAAATTAGTAGTATTACTAATAATATTACttttaaataactaaaaaaaacagccaGTAGTCTGGACATATAATATTCAGTAGCTTTGAAGTATCAAATGTAGTACTGAAAATCACAGTACTGAAAATTGGCCAGGTGGAAAAAGAATCAGCACTTTAAAAGTACTGAAAAACAGGCTAGCTGTGTTAAAGTATTACAACAGGCAGAAGTACAGAAGTACTGAAAATTACTCGGTAGTACTGAAAATTTCTCTGTAGTACTGAAAATTACTCAGTAGTACTGAAGTACTGAAAATTACTCTGTAGTACTGAAAATTACTCGGTAGTACTGAAGTACTGAAAATTACTCGGTAGTACTGAAAATTACTCAGTAGTACTGAAGTACTGAAAATTTCTCTGTAGTACTGAAAATTACTCGGTAGTACTGAAGTACTGAAAATTACTCTGTAGTACTGAAAATTACTCGGTAGTACTGAAAATTACACATAGTACTGAAAATTACTCAGTACTACTTCAGTAGTACTGAAGTACTGAAAATTACTCTGTAGTACTGAAAATTACTCGGTAATACTGAAGTACTGAAAATTCCTCGGTAGTACTGAAGTACTGAAAATTACTCTGTAGTACTGAAAATTAATCAGTAGTACTAAAATTACTCGGTAGTACTGAAGTACTGAAAATTACTCTGTAGTACTGAAAATTAATCAGTAGTACTGAAAATTACTCGGTAGTACTGAAAATTACTTGGTAGTACTGAAAATTACTCAGTAGTACTGAAGTACTGAAAATTACTCTGTAGTACTGAAAATTACTCTGTAGTACTTAAGTACTGAAAATTACTCTGTGCTACTGAAAATTACTCTGTAGTACTGAAAATTACTCTGTAGTACTGAAAATTAATCAGTAGTACTGAAAATTACTCGGTAGTACTGAAGTACTGAAAATTACTCGGTAGTACTGAAAATTACTCTGTAGTACTTAAGTACTGAAAATTACTCTGTGCTACTGAAAATTACTCTGTAGTACTGAAAATTACTCTGTAGTACTGAAAATTAATCAGTAGTACTGAAAATTACTCGGTAGTACTGAAGTACTGAAAATTACTCGGTAGTACTGAAGTACTGAAAATTACTCGGTAGTACTGAAGTACTGAAAAGGGTTGTAGTCAGAGTCTTTGTGCGTACAAACCCCGTAATTCTGTTCGCCGAAGAAAAAGGTGAACGAGCGCATCAGCGCTGCATGATTAATCGCTggaatatttattcatagtttAGTTTTGCTTTTATCGCTCGAGCTTTTGTACCATCAGCATGACGCGCATGACTTAATATCCGCTCACAGCTGATACCATCAAACCCCTTCGCATCGTCTCGCCTGGTGAGTCAGCCTCGTCCCTGAAGACACGCTGCTTAGAATAAACTTCACTGGTGTCCATTTCACCGGCTGCAAGAAACCAGCGTTCAGATATTCTGAGCTGCAGTTTAGCAAAAAAAGAACTATGCTCATCACGGCGTATTTTCTGGCAAAGTGCCTGAGCGTAACACTCTTTAAATAGAGCACATTTAtctccaccaacacacacacacacacacacacacacacacacacacacactgcttacaGAAAGAAGTGAAGCCTGCCAACATCAAAGCATGGCGAATGTGTTTATTGGATGACATGcctggacaaacaaacaaacacacacacacacacacacacacacacgttactgGAATAGAATCTCCTGGGTGTGACGTCAGAGAGTTTGACACCTGTTTAATGGCGCATTAGTATTGTTCAGCTCCGATTACTTCACGCAGTTGTACGGCTGCCAGGTTTACCccattgcagtgtgtgtgtgtgtgtgtgtgtgtgtgtgtgtgtgtgtgtgtgtgtgtgtgaaatgcctCTGCGCTACAATTAACACTAcctggaatactgaagtgttcTGAGGACAGCAGAAACAGTTTATCCCAGTTATTAAAGACAGAGAGGACATGGGTCAAACGCCAGCTGTGCTACGgatggacaaaaacaaaaacccaaacgTTCAGGTCAAAAACAAGAGAACTGACTAGCACTACTGTGTGAATCGtggttgggaaaaaaaataaataaaaacacagttaGTTTGGAAATGTGTAACTGTAGAAATGTACAACGGTGCTAATTTAAATTACCCCCCCCCCGAAAATGTCTCCTTGTCCAAATACGGCGGTCTCAAAACAGCCGGGTTCTCGTCAAACAGCCGTGTTCGTGATACGGCACACAACGCTGAGCGTGCGTATTCCTAGGGCCGACGGGAATCAGGTGGAGGAAACTCGGATAATTAGCACGGCGCTTAGAGACACTGAAACACTGGAGTCATGGGAAAGAGTGTCGCAACtgcgggatttttttttttttgcgccatCGTTCCGTCCTGTTACACTGGGGATTGGTCCGCGCGCTAGGGGTTggcgtttttatttttgcagttaTACAAAAAACCCCCATATTTAATGAACACTGACAAAGAAGGACAAAATGAACGATATCGCGATAACCGTGGTATCGATATCGAGATTATATCGTCATCGAGAAAAAAACGGCATCCGGAATTACACAATAGTAAAGATCATGgattttccttaaaaaaaaacttagcaTATTAGTTTTACCATAGAACAATcgattattcatttattgttttaaacatgCAAATCCATAAAAAGGACAATAATCCCTTTTCATGGTGTTAGAAATACATACGAAAGTACTGAAAATCAGCCAGCAGTACTGAACTATTGAAATGTAGTGATATTGAGGCGCTAAAGGTTTGCCGGTGGTAGTAAAAATATTTCTTGCCCTGGTGTATTGTAGTACCGGAAATTCTATAGGAGTACTgaagtacttaaaaaaaaataaataaataaaaaataaacaacagtagTACTGGAAACTGGCCAAGCATAATGAAGAAGTTCTGAAGAATAGGAAACCGAATCAGGAGTTCTGAAGAACAGAAAATTAGCCAATAGTATTAAAAGCACTAAAAATAACCAGTATTACAGAAGTACTTCAAATCAAACAGCAGTACTGAGATACTGAAAAACAGTAGCATTGAAAATTGGCCGGGTGTACTAATCTACAGATCACTGATCAGTACTTTTGAAGTATTTCAATTTGGTTTGTAGTACTGAAGCCTTAAAATAGCCAAGGTGTACTACTGTGTGGAAAATGAGTCAGTagtagtaaaaacactgaaaaacagcAGTACTGAAAATGTATATGGCCATGTATATTGAAGAAGAGAAAATTACTCAGTAGTTCTGAAGTACTGACAACTGGCTAGGATTAAAGTATTAAACTAGCCAGGGGTACTGTGTAGAAAAACGAGTCAGTAGCATCGAGGCATTGAAAAACAGTAGTGCTAAAAATTAAGAGTACTGAagtatagaaaattaaatcagTAGTTTTGAAGTACTGAAAACTACTGGTTAGTATTAGGTATCGGCTAAGGAAATAGCCAGTAGTAGTCAGTAGTACTGAAGAATGAAAGATTAGTGACTGAAAACTAGCCAGTCTTTTTAAGTACTGAAAATTACCCAACAGTATTTAAGTCCTGAAACCTAGTCAGTATGTAGTGCAGAATTGAACATTAGTCAGTAGTACTCGGAAGACCCATCCTGACCTTTGCGGAGCTCTTCCACGATGAAGGTGAAGCCGGTGGTCCGTGGGTGCAGAACGTACTCGTACTTCGGCAGGCCGTTCTTCTCCGCGTACTTGTCACTCCTGGCTCGAGTGTTAGCTGCACAGTAACGTTTAGAGCGCTTAAGCTTTACTTCTCCTACGAACCCAATATCTTTTTACAAACCcttgaaaacattaaaaaccaaATTCAGATTTTGAATGGTACATAAGgtcgaggtttttttttttcctagttcGCTACCATCCTGGGGTCATGTGGGTTTTACTGTGCAACAAACGGC encodes:
- the lclat1 gene encoding lysocardiolipin acyltransferase 1 produces the protein MATVSVRGVYFILTLFLGSFFGSVFMLGPVLPVMFLSPAWYRWLTDRIVATWFTLPVALLELVFGVKVIITGDGFVPGERSVIIMNHRTRLDWMFLWCCLLRHSYLRLEKICLKAALKAVPGFGWAMQVASFIFIHRKWEEDQIHLTNMLEYFCDIRQPLQLLIFPEGTDLTANTRARSDKYAEKNGLPKYEYVLHPRTTGFTFIVEELRKGDNLDALHDITVAYPHSAPQTERHLLAGTFPRQIHFHVRRYPVCSLPEETAALQAWCQERWAEKEERLRAFYSSQRFDEADARVPPCKSELRVTLIKVASLCYWNAFIAFSFLGLWLWTPLRIYFLAVLSFFLVQQKVMGGVELIELACHQRLKRMNDGPGRKKD